From Methanocella paludicola SANAE, a single genomic window includes:
- a CDS encoding V4R domain-containing protein, with protein sequence MRDQVEIYSTKKGMIAIESPIKNRILQKLAERELTFEELIEVCGKARSTMSVHLNDLLSMGLVYKRVDSRDRRKKYFGLNTDLLASSKMPVTTHYDKILQSVPATIGDQYGFLKSLFHLVRSGMESYGVDTSPALKKIGRDVGRVLAPRFKATTADALLKEVSQFWESQGLGRVSIVKGDVPTIIVDDCFDCSTMPNIGQTQCSMDEGILEAIIEEKLKVRCSIEEVECYGTGHHHCKFLIKIF encoded by the coding sequence ATGCGAGACCAGGTCGAGATATACTCCACGAAGAAGGGCATGATAGCCATCGAGAGCCCCATAAAAAACAGAATATTGCAAAAACTGGCCGAGCGGGAGCTCACCTTCGAGGAGCTCATCGAGGTCTGCGGCAAGGCCCGATCGACGATGTCCGTGCACCTTAATGACCTTTTGAGCATGGGCTTAGTGTATAAGCGCGTCGACTCCCGGGACCGCCGGAAGAAGTATTTCGGCCTGAACACGGACCTCCTGGCCAGCTCGAAGATGCCCGTGACCACCCATTACGATAAGATCCTGCAATCCGTGCCGGCGACCATCGGGGACCAGTACGGCTTTTTAAAGTCGCTTTTCCATCTCGTGCGCTCGGGCATGGAGTCCTACGGCGTCGACACGAGCCCGGCGCTCAAGAAGATCGGGCGGGACGTGGGCAGGGTGCTGGCGCCCCGGTTCAAGGCGACCACGGCCGACGCTCTCCTGAAAGAGGTATCGCAGTTCTGGGAATCCCAGGGCCTGGGCCGGGTCAGCATCGTGAAGGGCGACGTGCCGACTATTATCGTCGATGACTGCTTCGACTGCAGCACCATGCCGAACATCGGCCAAACACAGTGCTCCATGGACGAGGGCATACTGGAGGCCATCATCGAGGAAAAGCTGAAGGTCAGGTGCTCCATCGAGGAAGTGGAGTGCTACGGGACGGGCCATCACCACTGTAAGTTCCTGATAAAAATATTCTAA
- a CDS encoding DNA-binding protein: MRLQNEELATIVILALSLVAIGALFLLTGASAPYSYDSPEGARVTVTGLVLAKENTYQGGHVILCVKTSAGPLDVFVPAGSGAFEAANATKPGSEVEAAGLVEMYKGQKEVVAETIKLLKK; this comes from the coding sequence ATGCGCTTGCAGAATGAAGAGCTGGCTACCATCGTCATATTAGCCCTTTCTCTCGTGGCCATCGGCGCCCTGTTCCTGCTGACGGGCGCCAGCGCCCCCTACTCGTATGACTCTCCCGAGGGCGCAAGAGTAACGGTGACCGGGCTGGTGCTGGCTAAGGAGAACACCTACCAGGGCGGCCACGTTATTCTTTGCGTTAAGACTTCCGCCGGGCCCCTGGACGTCTTCGTGCCCGCGGGAAGCGGCGCCTTCGAGGCCGCCAACGCCACGAAGCCCGGCAGCGAGGTCGAGGCCGCCGGCCTGGTGGAGATGTATAAAGGGCAAAAGGAGGTCGTGGCTGAAACAATTAAGCTCCTCAAAAAATAA
- a CDS encoding flavodoxin domain-containing protein, whose protein sequence is MLDVLIIYDTNTGNTEKAAQEILGGVKESGASVEMKKVDDTTVEDLKAARGIILGSPNIYGNYSGKMRDLVNSKLVQAKPSDKVGAAFGTYKWNDDNLKNLQNDLRWKGVRIVSEGVNVHRHSNGDVVKKLRELGRKVGEEAKKAR, encoded by the coding sequence ATGTTGGACGTCCTGATCATTTACGATACGAATACCGGGAATACGGAGAAGGCGGCGCAGGAGATCCTCGGCGGCGTTAAGGAGAGCGGGGCCAGCGTCGAGATGAAGAAGGTCGACGATACGACCGTGGAGGACCTGAAGGCCGCGAGGGGCATCATCCTGGGCTCGCCCAACATATACGGCAATTATTCGGGAAAGATGAGGGACCTCGTGAACTCGAAGCTGGTGCAGGCGAAGCCGTCGGACAAGGTCGGCGCCGCCTTCGGCACGTACAAGTGGAACGACGATAACCTCAAGAATCTGCAGAACGACTTACGGTGGAAGGGCGTGCGCATCGTGAGCGAGGGCGTCAACGTCCACAGGCACTCGAACGGCGATGTCGTGAAAAAACTAAGAGAGCTTGGCAGGAAAGTCGGGGAAGAGGCCAAAAAAGCCCGTTAG
- a CDS encoding ABC transporter permease subunit (The N-terminal region of this protein, as described by TIGR01726, is a three transmembrane segment that identifies a subfamily of ABC transporter permease subunits, which specificities that include histidine, arginine, glutamine, glutamate, L-cystine (sic), the opines (in Agrobacterium) octopine and nopaline, etc.): MNRRNGSLWALILILLMIIPAFSVPAVSQGENVIITINIKDYMLRSVPNASVSVDGSYIGTTDADGVIIVSSFTAGMHNITASAPGLTERTAEREFINGENVNVQLNRESTVSDPDIVTFIVLDSGTSQSKLAGASVYIDGVEIGKTDTKDGKVQFLVPQGIHRVKVSKNGWQDNETVMEIAPGATYTMTLATAGKFSIFNFNLFTYALGKEVTRGLLVTIQLSLVAMSIGLVIGLVMGLGRVSTNFLFRAVASIYVEGIRGLPILLQLLFVNFGLPFLISDLTGGQFNIDGFTACVIALSINSGAYMGEIFKGGIEAVHKGQMEAARSLGLSYNQSMLFIILPQAFKIVLPTLGNEFIALIKDSSIGMVISVMEVVWWSKSIGAEYYNTFTPLLAAGMVYLCITIPLGRAVQYIEKKYSVQNTRTTEKAKKKAKPIREDTA, translated from the coding sequence TTGAACAGAAGAAATGGATCGTTGTGGGCATTAATACTGATATTATTGATGATTATCCCGGCCTTTTCCGTGCCGGCCGTCTCCCAGGGCGAGAACGTGATAATCACTATAAACATTAAGGATTACATGCTTCGGTCGGTGCCGAACGCCTCAGTATCCGTGGACGGCAGCTATATCGGCACCACGGACGCCGACGGCGTCATCATAGTATCCAGCTTCACCGCCGGCATGCATAATATCACCGCGTCAGCGCCGGGGCTCACTGAGCGCACCGCCGAAAGAGAGTTCATCAACGGGGAGAACGTCAACGTCCAGCTCAACAGGGAGAGCACGGTAAGCGACCCTGACATCGTTACTTTCATCGTACTCGACAGCGGCACGTCGCAGAGCAAGCTCGCGGGCGCCTCGGTCTACATCGACGGCGTCGAGATAGGCAAGACGGACACGAAGGACGGGAAGGTCCAGTTCCTGGTCCCGCAGGGCATCCACCGGGTGAAGGTCTCAAAGAACGGCTGGCAGGATAACGAGACCGTCATGGAGATCGCACCGGGCGCGACCTACACGATGACCCTGGCGACGGCGGGAAAATTCTCCATCTTCAATTTCAACCTGTTCACCTATGCCCTCGGAAAAGAGGTCACCAGAGGTTTGCTCGTGACCATTCAGCTATCGCTCGTGGCCATGTCCATCGGCCTCGTCATCGGCCTCGTCATGGGGCTCGGCAGGGTCTCGACGAACTTCCTGTTCAGGGCCGTCGCCTCGATATACGTCGAGGGCATTCGCGGCCTGCCCATCCTGTTACAGTTACTTTTCGTCAACTTCGGCCTTCCGTTCCTGATATCGGACCTGACGGGCGGCCAGTTCAACATCGACGGTTTCACCGCCTGCGTCATCGCCCTGTCCATCAACAGCGGCGCCTACATGGGCGAGATCTTCAAGGGCGGCATCGAGGCCGTCCACAAGGGCCAGATGGAGGCGGCCAGGTCCCTTGGCCTGTCCTACAACCAGTCGATGCTCTTCATCATCCTGCCCCAGGCCTTCAAGATCGTGCTCCCAACGCTGGGCAACGAGTTCATCGCGCTCATCAAGGACTCATCGATAGGCATGGTCATCTCCGTCATGGAGGTCGTCTGGTGGTCCAAGTCCATTGGCGCCGAGTACTATAACACGTTCACCCCGCTCCTTGCGGCGGGCATGGTGTACCTCTGTATCACCATACCGCTGGGCAGGGCCGTGCAGTACATCGAGAAGAAGTACAGCGTCCAGAATACCAGGACGACGGAGAAGGCCAAGAAAAAGGCTAAGCCCATCAGGGAGGACACGGCATGA
- a CDS encoding hydroxymethylglutaryl-CoA synthase: MTLGISAYGAYVPRYRIKVDEIAKVWGDDADDYKNGLMVTEKSVPDMDEDTATIAVEAARNAILRGADPKKIGAIYVGSESHPYAVKPTATIVAAAIGAGPNMTAADFEFACKAGTAAVQTCMGVVSAGIAETAMAIGADVSQGAPGDALEYTAAAGGAAFVIGKTDLIATINHTCSFTTDTPDFWRREGADYPRHGGRFTGDPGYFKHVLSASKMMLEKAGTKPSDYNYAVFHQPNGKFPTRAAQTLGFTKEQIKQGLTCPKMGNTYSGASMVGLSAVLDVAKPGDRVFVTSFGSGAGSDSFDITVTDRITKVQDLAQKTWDYIKDAKYIDYATYAKHKGKIKVDS, from the coding sequence ATGACACTAGGGATCAGCGCATACGGAGCATACGTTCCGCGGTACCGCATCAAGGTCGACGAGATCGCGAAGGTCTGGGGCGACGATGCGGACGACTACAAGAACGGCTTAATGGTAACAGAGAAGTCAGTGCCGGACATGGACGAGGACACCGCCACGATCGCGGTCGAGGCCGCGAGGAACGCCATACTGAGGGGAGCGGACCCGAAGAAGATCGGCGCCATCTACGTGGGCTCGGAGAGCCACCCGTACGCCGTGAAACCGACCGCCACGATCGTGGCAGCGGCGATAGGCGCGGGCCCGAACATGACCGCCGCGGACTTCGAGTTCGCCTGCAAGGCGGGCACTGCGGCCGTCCAGACCTGCATGGGCGTCGTCTCGGCGGGGATCGCCGAGACGGCGATGGCCATCGGGGCGGACGTATCGCAGGGAGCCCCCGGAGACGCGCTGGAGTACACGGCCGCGGCCGGCGGAGCCGCGTTCGTCATCGGCAAGACCGACCTCATCGCGACCATCAACCACACGTGCTCATTCACGACCGACACTCCGGACTTCTGGAGGAGAGAGGGCGCGGACTACCCGAGGCACGGCGGCAGGTTCACGGGCGACCCGGGATATTTCAAGCACGTCCTCTCGGCGTCGAAGATGATGCTGGAGAAGGCCGGCACGAAGCCCTCCGACTATAATTATGCGGTGTTCCACCAGCCCAACGGCAAGTTCCCGACCAGGGCCGCCCAGACGCTGGGGTTCACCAAAGAGCAAATAAAACAAGGCCTGACCTGCCCGAAGATGGGCAACACGTACTCGGGCGCCAGCATGGTGGGCCTGTCGGCAGTACTGGACGTCGCTAAGCCTGGCGACCGGGTGTTCGTCACCTCGTTCGGCTCGGGCGCGGGCAGCGACTCGTTCGACATAACGGTCACGGACCGCATCACGAAGGTACAGGACCTGGCGCAGAAGACGTGGGACTACATCAAGGACGCGAAGTACATCGACTACGCCACGTATGCGAAGCACAAGGGCAAGATCAAGGTGGACAGCTAA
- the hcp gene encoding hydroxylamine reductase, translating to MFCYQCEQTANGKGCTKMGVCGKTADVAALQDLMIYAVRGLSEVAVEARKAGVVDPEVNRFTVNALFSTLTNVDFDPARFQVLIGRCVELREQLRNKAKLGTFDGAAAFQPAKDPNGLVDQGTKVGLMSDTFSADENIRSLQHTTLYGIKGVAAYADHAQILGQEDDRVYAYIHEALTAMGNKSLGLNDWVGLTLKCGEINIRTMELLDAGNTGTYGHPVPTAVPLGAKKGKAILVSGHDLKDLEELLKQTEGKDIYVYTHGEMLPTHGYPGLKKYKHFYGHYGTAWQNQAKEFAAFPGPIVMTTNCIQKPRESYQNSIYTMGPVGWPGVVHLKDRDFSPVIKKALEMPGFTEDKEGGSVMVGFGRNAVLGVAPAVIDAVKAGKIRHFFLVGGCDGAKASRNYYTEFVEKVPKDCVVLTLACGKFKFFDKELGNIGGIPRLLDVGQCNDAYSAVKIAMALADAFKIGVNDLPLSMILSWYEQKAAAILLSLLYLGIKDIRLGPSLPAFITPAVLDVLVKNFNIMPITTPDQDLKAILG from the coding sequence ATGTTTTGCTATCAGTGTGAACAGACGGCGAACGGAAAGGGCTGTACGAAGATGGGCGTGTGCGGCAAGACGGCCGACGTGGCGGCTTTACAGGACCTGATGATTTATGCCGTGCGCGGCCTGTCGGAGGTCGCCGTAGAGGCGCGTAAGGCCGGGGTCGTCGACCCCGAAGTCAACAGGTTCACCGTTAATGCGTTGTTCTCGACGCTGACCAACGTCGACTTCGACCCGGCGCGATTTCAGGTTCTCATCGGCCGCTGCGTGGAGCTGAGGGAACAGTTAAGGAATAAGGCAAAGCTTGGTACCTTCGACGGCGCGGCCGCGTTCCAGCCGGCGAAGGACCCGAACGGCCTCGTCGACCAGGGCACGAAGGTCGGCCTGATGTCGGACACGTTCTCCGCCGACGAGAACATCCGGTCCCTGCAGCACACGACCCTGTACGGCATCAAGGGCGTGGCGGCCTACGCGGACCACGCGCAGATACTGGGCCAGGAAGACGACAGGGTATACGCTTATATCCACGAGGCTTTAACAGCCATGGGCAACAAGAGCCTCGGCCTCAACGACTGGGTAGGCCTTACGCTGAAGTGCGGCGAGATCAACATCCGCACGATGGAACTTTTAGATGCGGGCAACACGGGCACGTACGGCCACCCGGTGCCGACGGCGGTTCCGCTGGGCGCGAAGAAGGGCAAGGCCATACTCGTATCGGGCCACGACCTCAAGGATCTAGAAGAATTATTAAAACAGACCGAGGGCAAGGACATCTACGTATACACCCACGGGGAGATGCTGCCCACCCATGGATATCCGGGCCTGAAGAAATATAAGCACTTCTATGGCCACTACGGCACGGCCTGGCAGAACCAGGCGAAGGAGTTCGCCGCCTTCCCGGGCCCTATCGTGATGACCACGAACTGCATCCAGAAGCCCCGGGAGAGCTACCAGAATAGCATTTACACTATGGGCCCGGTCGGGTGGCCGGGGGTCGTGCACCTCAAAGACCGTGACTTCAGCCCCGTGATAAAGAAGGCGCTGGAGATGCCCGGCTTCACCGAAGACAAAGAGGGCGGGTCTGTCATGGTCGGCTTCGGCAGGAACGCCGTCCTGGGCGTCGCCCCGGCGGTCATCGACGCGGTAAAAGCAGGCAAGATCAGGCACTTCTTCCTGGTGGGAGGGTGTGACGGCGCGAAGGCCAGCCGCAACTACTACACGGAGTTCGTGGAGAAGGTCCCGAAGGACTGCGTTGTTTTAACGCTCGCCTGCGGCAAGTTCAAGTTCTTCGACAAAGAGCTGGGCAACATCGGCGGCATTCCGAGGCTGCTGGACGTCGGGCAGTGCAACGACGCCTACTCGGCAGTCAAGATCGCCATGGCGCTCGCCGACGCGTTCAAGATCGGCGTGAACGACCTCCCCCTGTCCATGATCCTGTCGTGGTACGAGCAGAAAGCGGCCGCGATCCTGCTGTCGCTGCTGTACCTGGGAATCAAGGACATCAGGCTGGGCCCCAGCCTGCCGGCGTTCATCACGCCCGCGGTGCTCGACGTGCTGGTGAAGAACTTCAACATCATGCCCATCACCACGCCGGACCAGGACCTCAAGGCCATCCTTGGGTGA
- a CDS encoding amino acid ABC transporter ATP-binding protein, producing MVVIRDLHKRFGDLEVLKGISLDIKKGEVVVILGPSGSGKSTILRCINRLEEPTSGHIFIEGQEITGKKADLNKMRQKVGMVFQQFNLFPHMTALGNVTMAPLRVQKKSKQEADRIGLELLKKVGLSEKANSYPMQLSGGQQQRVAIARALAMKPDVMLFDEVTSALDPELVKEVLDVMKNLAMDGMTMIVVTHEMNFAKEVGDRIILIDGGVIVEQNTPDQFFTNPQHERTKKFLNMIKN from the coding sequence ATGGTGGTCATAAGGGACCTGCACAAGCGGTTCGGGGACCTGGAAGTGCTGAAGGGTATCTCGCTGGACATCAAGAAGGGCGAGGTGGTCGTCATACTGGGCCCCAGCGGCTCGGGTAAGAGCACCATATTAAGGTGCATCAACCGCCTGGAGGAGCCCACGAGCGGCCATATCTTCATCGAGGGCCAGGAGATCACCGGCAAGAAGGCGGATTTGAATAAAATGCGCCAGAAGGTCGGCATGGTGTTCCAGCAGTTCAACCTCTTCCCCCACATGACCGCGCTGGGGAACGTCACAATGGCCCCCTTGAGGGTCCAGAAGAAGTCGAAGCAGGAGGCGGACAGGATCGGCCTGGAGCTCCTGAAGAAGGTGGGCCTGTCCGAGAAGGCGAACAGCTACCCCATGCAGCTCTCGGGCGGCCAGCAGCAGCGCGTGGCCATCGCCCGCGCCCTGGCCATGAAGCCGGACGTCATGCTGTTCGACGAGGTCACCTCTGCGCTTGACCCCGAACTCGTCAAGGAAGTGCTGGACGTCATGAAGAACCTGGCCATGGACGGCATGACCATGATCGTCGTCACCCACGAGATGAACTTCGCCAAGGAAGTGGGCGACCGTATCATACTCATCGACGGCGGCGTCATCGTCGAGCAGAACACGCCGGACCAGTTCTTCACCAACCCTCAGCACGAGAGGACCAAAAAGTTCCTGAACATGATTAAAAATTAG
- a CDS encoding helix-turn-helix domain-containing protein, with the protein MQSNIVDLRARLAEKMAGEITLSGNPGETIKKWRKSFEVSQIDLANAIEVSPSVISDYESGRRKSPGTTIISKIVEAMLDIDEKAGSRKIRAYESMLSIANSNVILDIHEYRSPVPLEKFARLIEAEHISGSMDRHINGYTIIDSINAILQLSSEEFYRLYGWSTERALIFCNVSTGRSPMVALRVSTLKPAAVVLHGLEASKIDPVAKKIAEVETFPLIASRMDIDTMISILKGLKE; encoded by the coding sequence ATGCAGAGCAACATCGTCGACCTCAGGGCGAGGCTCGCCGAGAAGATGGCGGGCGAGATAACCCTCTCCGGCAACCCGGGCGAGACCATAAAAAAATGGCGCAAGAGTTTTGAAGTCTCACAGATCGACCTCGCGAACGCCATCGAGGTGTCGCCTTCCGTGATAAGCGACTACGAGAGCGGCCGGAGAAAGTCCCCCGGGACGACGATAATCAGCAAGATCGTGGAGGCCATGCTCGACATCGACGAGAAGGCCGGGTCCCGCAAGATCCGGGCGTACGAGAGCATGCTGTCCATCGCGAACTCGAACGTCATACTCGACATTCACGAGTACCGCTCGCCCGTGCCCCTGGAGAAGTTCGCCAGGCTCATCGAGGCGGAGCATATCTCGGGAAGCATGGACCGGCACATCAACGGCTACACGATCATCGACAGCATCAACGCTATTCTACAACTGTCCTCCGAAGAATTCTACCGGCTGTACGGCTGGAGCACGGAAAGGGCCCTCATCTTTTGTAACGTGAGCACGGGCCGCTCGCCCATGGTGGCGCTCCGCGTGTCCACGCTCAAGCCCGCCGCCGTGGTGCTCCACGGCCTGGAGGCCTCGAAGATCGACCCGGTGGCTAAAAAAATAGCGGAAGTGGAGACGTTCCCGCTCATTGCCAGCCGGATGGACATAGACACAATGATCAGCATACTAAAGGGATTGAAAGAATGA
- a CDS encoding Zn-ribbon domain-containing OB-fold protein produces MGVPRFWREIPARYNLIGSKCETCGAFYFPPRRFCPECRRQGKMAPYQFKGTGEVVTYTTIYTPGDSWIGGKPYVLAIVKLDEGPHLTTQVICDPAEVKIGMRVKKVFRKIGEDGDKGMIHYGTKFVPA; encoded by the coding sequence ATGGGAGTCCCAAGATTCTGGAGAGAGATACCGGCCCGCTATAATCTGATCGGCTCGAAGTGCGAGACCTGCGGCGCCTTTTATTTCCCGCCCCGGCGGTTCTGCCCCGAGTGCAGGCGCCAGGGCAAGATGGCCCCGTACCAGTTCAAGGGCACCGGCGAGGTCGTCACGTACACGACCATCTACACGCCCGGCGATTCCTGGATCGGCGGCAAGCCCTACGTGCTCGCCATCGTGAAGCTCGACGAGGGCCCGCACCTTACCACCCAGGTCATCTGCGACCCGGCAGAGGTCAAGATCGGCATGCGGGTCAAGAAGGTGTTCCGCAAGATCGGCGAGGACGGCGATAAGGGCATGATCCACTACGGTACGAAGTTCGTGCCGGCGTAA
- a CDS encoding thiolase domain-containing protein: MRDVAIIGVGCTKFGEMWERSFRDIVVEAGAQAIGDAKLNGEEIEAMYVGNMSGGQFVSQEHIGSLIADFTGLASTFHIPATRVEAACASGGLALRNAIIAVASGYHDVVVAAGVEKMTDVETGVTVDALASAADREWEGFMGATFPALYAMVARLHMHRYGTTRDQLAQVAVKNHHNAVNNPRAQFRNEITLDTVKNATMVSDPFTLFDCSPITDGAAAVIVAPAEDAKKYTDSPVYVLGSGQATDTISLHNRADFCTFGASVAAGQRAYEMAHVTPNDIDLCEVHDCFTIAEILAIEDLGFFKKGQGGPATLAGETAIGGKIPINTSGGLKACGHPVGATGIKQAVECVEQLRGTAGKRQVDGAKIAMTHNVGGTGGTAVCHIFSNERRK; encoded by the coding sequence ATGAGAGATGTTGCAATCATAGGCGTCGGATGTACCAAGTTCGGCGAGATGTGGGAGAGGTCTTTCAGGGATATCGTCGTGGAGGCCGGCGCGCAGGCCATCGGCGACGCGAAGCTGAACGGCGAGGAGATCGAGGCCATGTACGTGGGTAACATGAGCGGCGGCCAGTTCGTGAGCCAGGAGCACATCGGCTCCCTCATCGCGGACTTCACCGGGCTGGCGTCGACGTTCCACATACCGGCCACGAGGGTCGAGGCGGCGTGCGCCTCGGGCGGCCTGGCGTTAAGGAACGCCATCATAGCCGTCGCCTCGGGCTACCACGACGTGGTCGTTGCCGCGGGGGTCGAGAAGATGACGGACGTCGAGACGGGCGTGACCGTGGACGCGCTGGCGTCGGCGGCGGACCGCGAGTGGGAGGGCTTCATGGGGGCAACCTTCCCCGCGCTGTACGCCATGGTCGCCAGGCTTCACATGCACCGCTATGGCACGACCCGGGACCAGCTCGCCCAGGTGGCCGTGAAGAACCACCACAACGCGGTGAACAACCCGAGGGCCCAGTTCAGGAACGAGATCACGCTTGACACGGTCAAGAACGCAACGATGGTCTCGGACCCGTTCACATTATTCGACTGCTCTCCGATAACGGACGGCGCGGCGGCCGTAATAGTCGCCCCCGCCGAGGACGCGAAGAAGTACACGGACAGCCCCGTCTACGTGCTCGGCTCGGGCCAGGCGACTGACACGATATCGCTGCACAACAGGGCAGACTTCTGCACCTTTGGCGCCAGCGTCGCGGCGGGCCAGAGGGCCTACGAGATGGCCCACGTTACCCCGAATGACATCGACCTCTGCGAGGTGCACGACTGCTTCACCATCGCGGAAATACTCGCCATCGAGGACCTGGGATTCTTCAAGAAGGGCCAGGGCGGCCCGGCCACGCTGGCGGGCGAGACGGCCATCGGCGGCAAGATCCCCATCAACACGTCGGGCGGCCTGAAGGCGTGCGGCCACCCCGTGGGCGCCACCGGCATCAAGCAGGCCGTGGAGTGCGTCGAGCAGCTAAGAGGCACGGCCGGCAAGAGGCAGGTCGACGGCGCAAAGATCGCCATGACCCACAACGTGGGAGGCACCGGCGGCACGGCAGTGTGCCACATATTCTCGAACGAGAGGAGGAAGTAA
- a CDS encoding basic amino acid ABC transporter substrate-binding protein — protein MTKNMTKALLLLLMISMVVVAISGCTTSPAVTPTPAANATPTATPAQNMTLLTPGTLYVATEAHYPPFENINTTTTAFEGFDIDVMNEIGKELGLNVTYSDQAFDTIITGVQAKKFDCAISAFTITPKRQETIDFTDWYYESPGQAISVRAGETAIKNASDIVGKKVGVQMGTVGQDAVKAYPNVSAEDVKAYATMNEAFMALKKGEVDAVVGDQPVSEPYIKNYPGDYKFIGEPLTATEYFGIVVNKDNPGLTAAINQALAKMKADGRLQKFHDKWFE, from the coding sequence ATGACCAAGAATATGACTAAAGCATTGTTGTTATTGCTTATGATCAGCATGGTCGTCGTCGCTATCAGCGGATGTACAACGTCCCCTGCCGTAACGCCGACGCCCGCGGCGAACGCGACCCCGACCGCGACGCCCGCGCAGAACATGACCCTGCTGACCCCCGGCACCCTGTATGTAGCGACGGAAGCGCACTACCCGCCGTTCGAGAACATTAACACGACCACGACCGCCTTCGAGGGCTTCGACATCGACGTCATGAACGAGATCGGCAAGGAGCTCGGGCTTAACGTGACGTACTCGGACCAGGCGTTCGACACCATCATCACCGGCGTCCAGGCCAAGAAGTTCGACTGCGCCATATCGGCGTTCACCATAACCCCGAAGAGGCAGGAGACCATCGACTTCACCGACTGGTACTACGAGTCCCCGGGACAGGCCATCAGCGTCAGGGCAGGCGAGACCGCCATTAAGAACGCCTCCGACATCGTCGGAAAGAAGGTAGGCGTCCAGATGGGCACGGTCGGCCAGGACGCAGTCAAGGCGTACCCGAACGTCAGCGCTGAGGATGTCAAGGCATACGCGACCATGAACGAGGCCTTCATGGCCCTGAAGAAGGGCGAGGTCGACGCCGTCGTCGGCGACCAGCCCGTCTCCGAGCCGTACATCAAGAACTATCCGGGCGACTACAAGTTCATCGGCGAGCCCCTGACGGCCACCGAATACTTCGGCATCGTCGTGAACAAGGACAACCCAGGCCTGACCGCCGCCATAAACCAGGCCCTCGCCAAGATGAAGGCCGACGGCAGGCTGCAGAAGTTCCACGACAAGTGGTTCGAGTAA
- the corA gene encoding magnesium/cobalt transporter CorA, whose translation MSLRVVSYTEKELREITLEEAVTCSGCNKWVSMLSPSPQEFKAVADAFELHPLVVEDMANDKELPKVNEYAHYTFLILDVPEHDDEFAISKLYIVIGRDFLISLTGNWDVLRAVDATLNSKDDPIQKHGIDYLAYALIDRSVDRFYPILDDLEDLVSDVEERVMGKPAKEIIGTISEVRRFLLKIRKAAWLDREVLSALERQGSPYFTSETALYLRDVYDHIVQVMDLIETYRDILGAARDTYMSSVSNALNETMKQLTIIATLMLPLTFISSIYGMNFKNMPELYWEYGYYAVLVIMFLLASGMIIYFRKREWL comes from the coding sequence ATGAGCCTGCGAGTCGTCTCCTATACGGAGAAGGAATTAAGGGAGATAACGCTCGAAGAGGCCGTAACATGCTCCGGATGCAATAAATGGGTCAGCATGCTCTCCCCGAGCCCGCAGGAATTCAAGGCAGTGGCCGACGCGTTCGAGCTACACCCGCTCGTCGTCGAGGACATGGCGAACGATAAGGAGCTTCCGAAGGTCAACGAGTACGCGCACTATACGTTCCTCATCCTGGACGTCCCGGAGCACGACGACGAGTTCGCCATAAGCAAGCTGTACATCGTCATCGGCCGGGATTTCCTGATATCCCTTACAGGCAACTGGGACGTTCTCCGGGCGGTCGATGCCACGCTGAACTCGAAGGACGACCCCATACAGAAACACGGGATCGATTACCTGGCCTATGCGCTCATCGACCGCTCAGTGGACCGTTTCTATCCAATACTGGACGACCTGGAGGACCTGGTCTCGGACGTGGAGGAGAGGGTCATGGGGAAGCCGGCGAAGGAGATCATCGGGACGATCTCGGAGGTCCGCCGCTTCCTGCTCAAGATACGGAAGGCCGCGTGGCTCGACCGGGAGGTGCTTTCGGCGCTGGAGCGCCAGGGCTCGCCGTATTTTACCTCAGAGACGGCGCTCTACCTGAGGGACGTCTACGACCACATCGTACAGGTAATGGACTTGATAGAGACGTACAGGGATATCCTGGGGGCCGCGAGGGATACGTACATGTCCTCAGTGTCCAACGCCCTCAACGAGACCATGAAGCAGCTCACCATCATCGCCACCCTCATGCTGCCGCTCACGTTCATCTCGAGCATCTACGGCATGAACTTCAAGAACATGCCGGAGCTATACTGGGAGTACGGGTACTATGCCGTCCTCGTCATCATGTTCCTTCTCGCCTCGGGCATGATCATCTACTTCAGGAAAAGGGAATGGCTATAA